The following are from one region of the Coffea eugenioides isolate CCC68of chromosome 2, Ceug_1.0, whole genome shotgun sequence genome:
- the LOC113762008 gene encoding peroxisomal membrane protein 13 isoform X1, translating into MASNSSASAGSNPPAKPWERAGSSSGPAPFKPPSAGTTSDVVEASGTGRPGEIVSTADRNASTVNANAVGRPMPSRPWEQQQQSYGGYGSSLNYNTGYGSGMYNSYGGLGGSYGGLGGSYGSGLYGNNMYRGGYGGLYGGGMYGGGMYGGGYGMGGMGGMGAPYGDQDPNNPFGAPSSPPSFWVSLMRVMQGVVTFFGRVAILIDQNTQAFHMFVTALLQLFDRSGLLYGELARFVLRILGIRTKPKKGQPPGPHGLQGPHNPHGNQNYIEGPKAPPSGGWDNLWGDNANN; encoded by the exons ATGGCTAGCAATTCGTCAGCATCAG CAGGTAGTAATCCTCCGGCGAAACCGTGGGAACGTGCCGGGTCGTCATCGGGCCCGGCGCCGTTTAAGCCACCGTCAGCGGGTACCACAAGTGATGTTGTGGAAGCTTCTGGAACAGGAAGGCCCGGTGAGATTGTTTCGACTGCGGATAGGAATGCTTCAACTGTCAATGCAAATGCGGTGGGGCGGCCTATGCCCTCTAGGCCTTGGGAGCAGCAGCAGCAAAGTTACGGAG GTTATGGTTCCAGTTTAAATTACAATACTGGTTACGGGAGTGGAATGTACAATTCGTATGGCGGTTTAGGTGGGTCTTATGGCGGTTTAGGTGGGTCTTATGGCAGTGGCTTGTATGGAAACAACATGTATAGAGGAGGGTATGGTGGACTTTATGGAGGTGGCATGTATGGAGGGGGAATGTATGGTGGTGGTTATGGCATGGGTGGCATGGGTGGCATGGGTGCTCCATATGGTGACCAGGACCCTAACAATCCCTTTGGTGCTCCTTCTTCTCCGCCAAGCTTTTGGGTTTCCTTAATGAGGGTG ATGCAAGGCGTCGTCACTTTCTTTGGACGAGTTGCGATATTAATTGACCAAAATACCCAGGCATTTCACATGTTTGTGACGGCTCTTCTTCAG CTGTTTGATCGCTCTGGGTTATTATATGGGGAGCTTGCTAGATTTGTTCTAAGAATATTGGGAATTCGAACAAAGCCAAAAAAAGGTCAACCCCCTGGTCCTCATGGGCTTCAAGGTCCACATAATCCCCACGGGAACCAAAACTATATCGAGGGACCCAAGGCTCCTCCAAGTGGTGGCTGGGATAATCTATGGGGAGATAACGCAAACAATTAA
- the LOC113762008 gene encoding peroxisomal membrane protein 13 isoform X2 translates to MASNSSASGSNPPAKPWERAGSSSGPAPFKPPSAGTTSDVVEASGTGRPGEIVSTADRNASTVNANAVGRPMPSRPWEQQQQSYGGYGSSLNYNTGYGSGMYNSYGGLGGSYGGLGGSYGSGLYGNNMYRGGYGGLYGGGMYGGGMYGGGYGMGGMGGMGAPYGDQDPNNPFGAPSSPPSFWVSLMRVMQGVVTFFGRVAILIDQNTQAFHMFVTALLQLFDRSGLLYGELARFVLRILGIRTKPKKGQPPGPHGLQGPHNPHGNQNYIEGPKAPPSGGWDNLWGDNANN, encoded by the exons ATGGCTAGCAATTCGTCAGCATCAG GTAGTAATCCTCCGGCGAAACCGTGGGAACGTGCCGGGTCGTCATCGGGCCCGGCGCCGTTTAAGCCACCGTCAGCGGGTACCACAAGTGATGTTGTGGAAGCTTCTGGAACAGGAAGGCCCGGTGAGATTGTTTCGACTGCGGATAGGAATGCTTCAACTGTCAATGCAAATGCGGTGGGGCGGCCTATGCCCTCTAGGCCTTGGGAGCAGCAGCAGCAAAGTTACGGAG GTTATGGTTCCAGTTTAAATTACAATACTGGTTACGGGAGTGGAATGTACAATTCGTATGGCGGTTTAGGTGGGTCTTATGGCGGTTTAGGTGGGTCTTATGGCAGTGGCTTGTATGGAAACAACATGTATAGAGGAGGGTATGGTGGACTTTATGGAGGTGGCATGTATGGAGGGGGAATGTATGGTGGTGGTTATGGCATGGGTGGCATGGGTGGCATGGGTGCTCCATATGGTGACCAGGACCCTAACAATCCCTTTGGTGCTCCTTCTTCTCCGCCAAGCTTTTGGGTTTCCTTAATGAGGGTG ATGCAAGGCGTCGTCACTTTCTTTGGACGAGTTGCGATATTAATTGACCAAAATACCCAGGCATTTCACATGTTTGTGACGGCTCTTCTTCAG CTGTTTGATCGCTCTGGGTTATTATATGGGGAGCTTGCTAGATTTGTTCTAAGAATATTGGGAATTCGAACAAAGCCAAAAAAAGGTCAACCCCCTGGTCCTCATGGGCTTCAAGGTCCACATAATCCCCACGGGAACCAAAACTATATCGAGGGACCCAAGGCTCCTCCAAGTGGTGGCTGGGATAATCTATGGGGAGATAACGCAAACAATTAA
- the LOC113763397 gene encoding F-box/LRR-repeat protein 12, translating to MENCYEDCLTSIMQLPDDCLYFIFHWLDSASDRESFGLTCHRWLQIQNSSRRRLQFQCSFTKLDIPSLSQSSMKIDAFYLHRLLNRFQKLHYLSLSGCIEMPDFGLRQLLNYGSQLQTLHLHCCFGITDHGISLVASGCPSLTTISLYRCNVTDIGLKTLSESCLALKDVDLSYCSLISDQGIRALAKNCRHLRAVCMTNCRSVTGVGFMGCSQSLTFLEANGCKLEPGGIMAIVSGGGLEYLNLSCLWWCIGRDGLTAIGAGFATKLKVLDFRSCRTIGDNSIIAIAKGCPLLQEWNLALCHEITRAGWEAIGVNCHHLEKLHVNRCRNLCDEGLQALRYGCKKLSVLYMSISKSCNISSTALEIFRCSRGDVKILEEEVMSIAPDSAFHVY from the coding sequence ATGGAGAATTGTTACGAAGATTGTCTGACCTCTATTATGCAACTTCCTGATGATTGcttgtattttatttttcactGGCTTGACTCTGCCTCTGATCGGGAATCTTTTGGATTAACTTGTCATCGATGGCTTCAGATTCAAAACTCAAGTCGTCGAAGATTACAGTTCCAATGCTCATTCACTAAACTTGATATTCCCTCCTTATCTCAAAGTAGCATGAAAATTGATGCCTTTTATCTACATAGGTTGCTTAACCGCTTCCAGAAGCTGCACTATTTGTCTCTATCTGGTTGCATTGAGATGCCTGATTTTGGTTTGAGACAGTTGCTAAATTATGGGTCCCAGCTTCAGACTCTTCATTTACACTGTTGTTTTGGAATAACTGATCATGGAATTTCCTTAGTTGCCTCTGGATGTCCTTCGTTGACAACTATTAGTCTTTATCGCTGCAATGTTACTGATATTGGGTTAAAGACCTTATCTGAATCTTGCTTGGCCTTAAAAGATGTGGATCTGTCATATTGTTCACTTATATCTGACCAGGGTATAAGAGCCCTTGCCAAGAATTGCCGTCACCTTCGTGCTGTCTGTATGACTAACTGTAGAAGTGTCACTGGTGTTGGCTTTATGGGCTGTTCACAGAGTTTGACTTTTCTAGAGGCCAATGGTTGTAAGCTAGAGCCAGGAGGAATCATGGCTATTGTGAGTGGCGGTGGACTTGAATATTTGAATCTTTCATGCCTGTGGTGGTGCATTGGTAGAGATGGTTTGACAGCAATTGGTGCTGGATTTGCAACTAAGCTGAAGGTACTTGATTTTCGATCTTGCAGAACTATTGGCGACAATTCTATCATTGCAATTGCAAAGGGATGCCCTTTGCTCCAAGAATGGAACCTGGCATTATGTCATGAGATCACGAGAGCTGGTTGGGAAGCAATTGGTGTAAATTGTCATCACTTGGAGAAGCTTCATGTCAATCGTTGTCGCAATTTATGTGATGAAGGATTGCAGGCCTTGAGGTATGGCTGCAAAAAACTCTCTGTTCTTTATATGAGTATCAGTAAATCCTGCAATATCAGTTCCACAGCGCTGGAGATTTTCAGATGTTCAAGAGGTGATGTCAAAATCCTAGAAGAAGAAGTAATGTCTATTGCTCCTGACTCTGCCTTCCATGTATATTAA